In Bifidobacterium sp. ESL0775, the following are encoded in one genomic region:
- a CDS encoding LacI family DNA-binding transcriptional regulator, giving the protein MTTIKEVAKAAGASVTAVSMALNHREDGHVKKELAEHIRETAREMGYRPNPLARSLRTSRTHTIGFISEEIATTPYAGEMILGAQDAASELGYMMLLVNTDGEADEASEIAALKRYGVDGYLYAKMYDRISSVPQSLAREHTVLIDATSSDKRVPCIVPDEVATGYDATTYLINSGAKRIAYIGCNEGLLAESLRLKGYQKAFKDAGRHIDPDLVVGVGKNGGALQAVSDLFERKHPDAFFCFNDARTWYVYQCAAQRDLEIGRDISVVGIDNNRIIAETFEPQPTTIALPHYEMGYWGARKLVSMIENRDLAPANSEKPAAEIPALDAPSPVHIRCTLLERGSVAGRGSMTA; this is encoded by the coding sequence ATGACGACAATCAAAGAGGTGGCCAAAGCGGCCGGGGCATCGGTGACCGCTGTTTCCATGGCGCTGAACCACCGCGAGGACGGGCACGTCAAGAAGGAGCTTGCCGAGCACATCCGCGAAACCGCAAGGGAAATGGGCTATCGACCCAATCCGCTGGCGCGCTCGCTACGTACCAGCCGCACGCACACCATCGGCTTCATCAGCGAGGAAATCGCCACCACCCCTTACGCCGGCGAGATGATCCTGGGCGCGCAGGACGCCGCAAGCGAACTGGGCTACATGATGCTGTTGGTCAACACCGATGGCGAGGCCGACGAAGCCAGCGAGATCGCGGCGCTCAAACGATACGGCGTCGATGGCTATCTTTACGCCAAAATGTATGACAGAATCTCAAGTGTTCCGCAGTCATTGGCGCGCGAGCACACCGTGCTCATCGACGCCACCTCATCCGACAAGCGCGTGCCATGCATCGTCCCCGACGAGGTCGCCACGGGCTACGACGCCACCACGTACCTCATCAATTCCGGAGCCAAACGCATCGCCTACATCGGCTGCAATGAAGGCCTGCTCGCGGAATCTTTGCGTCTGAAAGGCTATCAAAAAGCCTTCAAAGATGCCGGTCGTCACATTGATCCGGACCTGGTTGTCGGCGTGGGCAAAAACGGCGGCGCGCTCCAGGCCGTCTCCGACCTTTTCGAGCGCAAACACCCCGACGCCTTCTTCTGCTTCAACGACGCCCGCACCTGGTACGTCTACCAATGCGCCGCGCAGCGTGATCTGGAAATCGGCCGCGACATCTCCGTGGTCGGCATCGACAACAACCGCATCATCGCCGAGACCTTCGAACCACAGCCGACCACCATCGCCCTGCCCCATTACGAAATGGGCTATTGGGGCGCGCGCAAGCTGGTCTCGATGATTGAGAACCGTGACCTGGCTCCGGCCAACAGCGAGAAACCCGCCGCCGAAATCCCCGCTCTTGACGCGCCCAGCCCGGTGCATATCCGTTGCACCTTGCTCGAACGCGGTTCAGTGGCCGGCCGTGGCTCCATGACGGCCTGA
- a CDS encoding sucrose-6-phosphate hydrolase, translated as MTTTYPVYHEIRNHDEELAKAEASVDGLELEREDRWYPKFHIASNAGWINDPNGLCYYKGRWHVYYQLHPYGTQWGPMHWGHVSSTDMVSWRRDPIAMAPSLEEEKDGVFSGCAVIDDAGKLRFYYTGHRWMNGKDSSDGQWQVQMEAVAENDDATKLKKLGMVVDCPLDKAKDHFRDPKVWKQDGVWTMIHGVSTIDGHGQIWLYTSKDITNWDFQYVLFDDPDSDVFMLECPDFFPLKDKDGNTKWVLVFSAMGSKSQGYMNRNENNAGYMIGTWKPGEPFKAETELRLLDCGANYYAPQSFETNGRRIMYGWMSPFSENAPMQSDGWCGQMTLPRECYLGEDGDLHTVPVPEIDKLRINTFEHSARPLEANEEILLDEDAEAVEVELDIDLKHTTAERAGLKVHATPDGSYTYVAFDAQAGTVVVDRQAAARGDRGYRAAKLTDEELNADELKLRVYVDRGSVEVYVNDGRHVLSSYSYPSDGPRAIRLSAESGTLTPTRLTMHDIRSIGLE; from the coding sequence ATGACCACCACATATCCCGTTTACCATGAGATCCGCAACCATGACGAGGAACTCGCCAAGGCCGAGGCCAGCGTCGACGGGCTTGAGCTGGAACGCGAGGACCGCTGGTACCCCAAGTTCCACATCGCCTCGAACGCCGGATGGATCAACGACCCGAACGGCCTGTGCTATTACAAAGGCCGCTGGCACGTCTATTACCAGCTGCACCCCTACGGCACCCAGTGGGGCCCGATGCACTGGGGCCATGTCTCCAGCACCGACATGGTCTCCTGGCGCCGCGACCCGATCGCCATGGCCCCTAGCCTCGAAGAGGAAAAAGACGGTGTCTTCTCCGGATGCGCGGTCATCGACGACGCCGGCAAACTGCGTTTCTATTACACCGGCCATCGCTGGATGAACGGCAAGGACAGTTCCGACGGCCAGTGGCAGGTGCAGATGGAGGCCGTGGCCGAGAACGATGACGCCACCAAGCTCAAGAAACTCGGCATGGTGGTCGATTGTCCGCTCGATAAGGCCAAGGACCATTTCCGCGACCCGAAGGTCTGGAAGCAGGACGGCGTGTGGACGATGATCCACGGCGTCTCGACCATCGACGGCCACGGACAGATCTGGCTTTACACCTCAAAGGACATAACCAACTGGGACTTCCAATACGTATTGTTCGATGACCCGGATTCCGACGTGTTCATGCTCGAGTGCCCCGATTTCTTCCCCTTGAAGGACAAGGACGGCAACACCAAGTGGGTACTCGTCTTCTCCGCGATGGGCTCGAAATCACAAGGCTACATGAACCGCAACGAGAACAACGCCGGTTACATGATCGGCACCTGGAAACCCGGCGAGCCCTTCAAGGCCGAGACCGAGCTGCGCCTGCTCGACTGCGGAGCCAACTACTATGCGCCCCAGTCCTTTGAGACCAACGGCCGCCGCATCATGTACGGATGGATGAGCCCCTTCAGCGAGAACGCGCCCATGCAATCCGACGGCTGGTGCGGGCAGATGACGCTGCCGCGCGAATGCTACCTGGGCGAGGACGGAGACCTGCACACCGTGCCGGTGCCGGAAATCGACAAACTGCGTATCAACACCTTCGAGCATTCCGCGCGCCCGCTTGAGGCCAACGAGGAGATCCTTCTGGACGAGGACGCGGAGGCCGTGGAGGTCGAGCTCGACATCGACCTGAAGCACACCACCGCCGAGCGGGCCGGCCTGAAGGTCCACGCCACTCCTGACGGCTCCTATACCTATGTCGCTTTCGACGCGCAGGCCGGCACCGTGGTCGTCGATCGCCAAGCGGCCGCCCGCGGCGACCGGGGCTACCGCGCCGCCAAACTGACCGACGAGGAACTCAACGCCGACGAGCTGAAATTGCGCGTCTACGTCGACCGCGGCTCGGTCGAGGTCTACGTCAACGATGGCCGCCACGTCCTGAGCTCCTACAGCTACCCGTCCGACGGCCCGCGCGCCATCCGCCTTTCCGCCGAGTCCGGCACCCTGACCCCCACGCGCCTGACCATGCATGACATCAGGAGCATCGGTCTGGAGTAA
- a CDS encoding MFS transporter, whose product MAINGARTYRNPSYLESSAGIFMFFCSWGIWWSFFSIWLTSPEPKGLGMTAAQQGDIYSANSLVTLIIMFVYGVIQDNLGIKRRLVIVISCIAAFVGPFAQFIYTPMLKAGGTTKFIGVLIGSVVLSAGFMAGCSLVEALTERYSRKFGFEYGQSRAWGSFGYAIVALVAGFLFNKSMMYNFWLGSVFGLGMLCVYLFWRPEEQKEELKKEADPNAPRTNPTVKEMVSVLTMGSLWLLIIFVIFTNTFYTVFDQQMFPSYYKSLFADPNQGAQWYSVLNACEVFCESIMMGVVPIIMDHIGVRNSLLLGTCVMFLRIGLCGVFRDPVMISFVKMFHAIETPLFMLPVFRYFTLHYDTKLSATLYMVGFQIASQVGQVLMSHPLGALRDALGPQKTFFTISGIVILALIYGFFIIKKDDQEVGGDPFIRIKDRKKMEAAKNQDQAQIPA is encoded by the coding sequence ATGGCAATCAATGGCGCCAGGACCTATCGGAACCCCTCCTATCTTGAGAGTTCCGCGGGTATTTTCATGTTCTTCTGCTCGTGGGGCATTTGGTGGTCCTTCTTCTCAATCTGGCTGACAAGCCCGGAACCGAAGGGCCTCGGAATGACCGCGGCCCAGCAAGGCGACATCTACTCCGCCAACTCGCTGGTCACCCTCATCATCATGTTCGTCTACGGCGTCATCCAGGACAACCTGGGCATCAAGCGCCGCTTGGTTATCGTGATCTCCTGCATCGCGGCCTTCGTCGGCCCGTTCGCGCAGTTCATCTACACCCCTATGCTCAAGGCCGGCGGCACCACCAAGTTCATCGGCGTCCTGATCGGCTCCGTCGTGCTTTCCGCAGGCTTCATGGCCGGCTGCTCGCTGGTCGAGGCGCTCACCGAACGCTACAGCCGCAAGTTCGGCTTCGAATACGGCCAGTCCCGCGCATGGGGCTCCTTCGGCTACGCCATCGTGGCCCTCGTCGCCGGCTTCCTGTTCAACAAGAGCATGATGTACAACTTCTGGCTCGGTTCGGTCTTCGGCCTCGGCATGCTGTGCGTCTACCTCTTCTGGCGTCCTGAGGAGCAAAAAGAAGAGCTCAAGAAAGAGGCCGACCCGAACGCGCCGCGCACCAACCCGACCGTCAAGGAAATGGTCTCCGTGCTCACGATGGGCTCGCTGTGGCTCCTGATCATCTTCGTGATCTTCACCAACACCTTCTACACCGTCTTCGACCAGCAGATGTTCCCGAGCTATTACAAGAGCCTCTTCGCCGATCCCAACCAAGGCGCGCAATGGTACTCCGTGTTGAACGCCTGCGAGGTGTTCTGCGAATCCATCATGATGGGCGTCGTCCCGATCATCATGGACCACATCGGCGTACGCAACTCCCTGCTGCTCGGCACCTGCGTGATGTTCCTGCGCATCGGCCTGTGCGGCGTCTTCCGCGACCCGGTGATGATCTCCTTCGTCAAGATGTTCCACGCGATCGAGACCCCGCTCTTCATGCTGCCGGTCTTCCGTTACTTCACATTGCATTACGACACGAAGCTATCGGCGACATTGTATATGGTCGGTTTCCAGATCGCCTCGCAGGTCGGTCAGGTTTTGATGTCGCATCCGTTGGGTGCGTTGCGTGACGCGCTCGGCCCGCAGAAGACCTTCTTCACCATCTCCGGCATCGTCATCCTCGCGTTGATCTATGGCTTCTTCATCATCAAGAAGGACGACCAGGAGGTGGGCGGCGATCCGTTCATCCGTATCAAGGACCGCAAGAAGATGGAAGCGGCCAAGAACCAGGATCAAGCGCAGATTCCCGCTTAA